From a region of the Methanoculleus receptaculi genome:
- the larC gene encoding nickel pincer cofactor biosynthesis protein LarC: protein MNVVLFDPFNGAAGDMVIGSLLDLGADEEAVRTAMRSVVGEPTIERVGRCGIRAVQVMTHATAQHRTLDEVLDRLAGSDAPKEALEMARKVFLRIHRAEESIHGAGAHFHEVGADDAIADVVGACTALHSLAPDGVAVLPLALGRGFSVGAHGIFPIPAPATVAILAESRLQMVPGGEERELCTPTGAALLSEFSTIRPDELGPASIRAVGYGAGSRNPAERPNVLRAMLLETEEDNRGSDQIDILETNVDDVTGEMLTYTLGRLMEEGARDATAIPVLMKKGRSGHIVRVISPPAATDHLTAVMARELGTLGIRCLPMVHRAVAERTIESVKVRFGGQEWWIDVKCGWSEGRITSIKAEYEQVARCARETGLPFREIATRAEATARRLFIEQGVLDP, encoded by the coding sequence ATGAACGTAGTTCTCTTCGATCCGTTCAACGGAGCCGCAGGCGATATGGTAATCGGATCCCTCCTCGACCTCGGGGCCGATGAAGAGGCTGTCCGGACAGCCATGCGCTCCGTCGTCGGGGAGCCGACAATCGAACGGGTAGGCCGCTGTGGTATCCGGGCGGTGCAGGTGATGACGCATGCCACCGCGCAGCACCGCACCCTGGATGAGGTGCTCGACCGCCTGGCAGGGAGCGACGCCCCGAAAGAGGCGCTGGAGATGGCACGAAAAGTCTTTCTCCGGATACACCGGGCGGAGGAGAGCATCCACGGGGCGGGAGCGCATTTCCACGAGGTGGGTGCAGACGATGCCATAGCCGACGTGGTGGGGGCGTGCACCGCTCTACACAGCCTGGCCCCGGATGGCGTCGCTGTCCTGCCCCTGGCGCTCGGCCGCGGTTTTTCGGTTGGAGCTCACGGTATCTTCCCCATCCCCGCCCCGGCTACGGTGGCGATCCTTGCCGAATCTCGTCTGCAGATGGTTCCCGGGGGCGAAGAACGGGAACTCTGCACCCCAACGGGAGCCGCGCTCCTCTCCGAGTTCTCGACGATCCGGCCGGACGAACTGGGCCCGGCGAGTATCAGGGCGGTCGGCTATGGCGCGGGCAGCAGAAACCCGGCGGAAAGACCTAACGTCCTCCGGGCGATGCTCCTTGAAACGGAGGAAGATAACAGAGGGTCCGACCAGATCGATATACTGGAGACAAACGTGGACGACGTGACGGGGGAGATGCTCACCTACACCCTGGGCCGCCTGATGGAGGAGGGGGCACGGGATGCAACCGCCATACCCGTGTTGATGAAGAAAGGGCGCAGCGGCCATATCGTCAGGGTGATCTCCCCGCCGGCGGCCACAGACCATCTCACGGCGGTGATGGCACGGGAACTCGGGACACTCGGGATACGCTGCCTCCCGATGGTTCACCGTGCAGTTGCTGAACGGACGATCGAGAGCGTTAAGGTGAGGTTTGGGGGGCAGGAGTGGTGGATCGATGTGAAGTGCGGATGGTCGGAAGGCAGGATCACGTCCATAAAGGCGGAGTATGAGCAGGTGGCACGGTGCGCACGGGAGACGGGACTTCCTTTCAGGGAGATTGCCACAAGGGCGGAGGCAACCGCCCGCCGCCTCTTCATCGAGCAGGGTGTGCTCGACCCATGA
- the radB gene encoding DNA repair and recombination protein RadB, translated as MKTERVSTGNQALDGLLGGGLERGAITQIYGEPASGKSVFCLMATVATLKAGNSVVYIDTEGFSVERFSQIAGGDAGELAERLYLFEPLDFTQQGAMIADTEALLKKAGKAPVDLVVMDSATALYRMELDLGREALRKLSHHMIKLLGLARKYEIPVLITNQIYMDVERDRVAGLGGTALEHLSKAIVRLERRESVRRAVLLKHRSRPEGLSFDFAITGEGIRTL; from the coding sequence ATGAAAACTGAGCGGGTCAGCACCGGGAACCAGGCCCTTGACGGCCTCCTCGGCGGCGGGCTGGAGCGTGGCGCCATCACCCAGATCTACGGCGAACCGGCAAGCGGGAAGAGCGTCTTCTGCCTGATGGCGACGGTGGCCACCCTTAAGGCAGGGAACTCGGTCGTCTACATCGACACCGAGGGGTTCTCGGTGGAGCGGTTTTCGCAGATCGCTGGCGGGGATGCAGGTGAACTCGCGGAACGGCTGTACCTCTTTGAACCGCTTGATTTCACCCAGCAGGGAGCGATGATCGCCGATACCGAGGCGCTGCTCAAGAAGGCCGGGAAGGCCCCGGTGGACCTGGTGGTGATGGACTCGGCGACCGCCCTCTACCGGATGGAGCTTGACCTTGGACGGGAGGCGTTGCGGAAACTCTCGCACCACATGATAAAACTCCTCGGGCTTGCAAGGAAGTACGAGATCCCCGTGCTGATCACAAACCAGATCTACATGGACGTGGAACGCGACCGTGTGGCCGGTCTTGGGGGGACGGCGCTTGAACACCTCTCGAAGGCCATAGTTCGGCTTGAAAGGAGAGAGAGTGTCCGGCGGGCGGTTCTTCTGAAACACCGGTCCCGACCGGAAGGACTCTCGTTCGATTTTGCTATCACCGGCGAGGGAATCAGAACGTTATAA
- the dapF gene encoding diaminopimelate epimerase, which yields MEITFTKLHGNGNDFILIDEFDQEIIPEEMKGTFAALYCDRRFGIGADGVLYLQPSDKADIRMRLFQPDKSEAAMCGNGIRCLAKYAYDAGYVREPCTVETGAGGVPVRMGYADDEFSATISMPEPAFERSAIPATGRGDYREEICGFTVYAANIGVPHAVIFVDDIDSVEIEIFAPPIRHHPTFPEGANVNFAEKVAFDKIRIRTFERGVECETASCGTGATASAAVGRRLGLVGDTVQVETRGGPLVIRFGETVTMEGPAETVFSGVITF from the coding sequence ATGGAGATCACGTTCACCAAACTGCATGGAAACGGCAACGACTTCATCCTGATCGATGAATTCGATCAGGAGATAATCCCCGAAGAGATGAAAGGAACTTTTGCAGCTCTCTACTGCGACCGCCGGTTTGGCATCGGTGCTGACGGCGTCCTCTACCTCCAGCCGTCTGATAAAGCGGATATCCGGATGAGACTCTTTCAGCCCGACAAGAGCGAGGCCGCCATGTGCGGAAACGGCATCCGCTGTCTCGCAAAATACGCCTACGACGCCGGTTATGTCAGAGAGCCCTGCACAGTAGAGACCGGGGCCGGGGGTGTACCGGTGAGGATGGGTTATGCGGATGACGAGTTCAGCGCGACTATCTCCATGCCAGAACCGGCTTTTGAGCGCAGCGCAATCCCCGCCACGGGGAGAGGGGATTACCGTGAGGAGATCTGCGGGTTTACCGTTTATGCCGCAAACATCGGTGTTCCGCACGCTGTTATCTTTGTCGACGATATCGACTCTGTAGAGATCGAGATCTTCGCCCCACCAATCCGGCACCACCCCACATTCCCGGAGGGTGCAAACGTCAACTTTGCCGAGAAAGTCGCGTTCGATAAGATCCGGATCAGGACTTTTGAGCGCGGCGTTGAGTGCGAGACCGCGAGCTGCGGCACCGGCGCCACCGCCTCAGCGGCGGTTGGCCGTCGTCTTGGCCTTGTCGGGGATACGGTGCAGGTGGAGACGAGAGGCGGCCCGCTCGTGATCCGGTTTGGTGAGACTGTTACAATGGAAGGCCCGGCGGAGACAGTTTTTTCGGGCGTTATAACGTTCTGA
- the infB gene encoding translation initiation factor IF-2: MANQSAIRTPIVCVMGHVDHGKTSLLDRIRGSSVVSTEEGAITQHIGATLVPIDAIIRMSGALSRVNINVPGLLFIDTPGHHAFTTLRARGGALADMAIVVVDINEGFRPQTIEALQILRNYRTPFVIAANKIDRIHGWRVHEGQPFLKTFAQQNERVQGVLETRVYELVGKLSDLGFNSERFDRVSDFARNICIVPTSALTGEGIPDILMMLIGLAQRYMTGSLRVTADGPGAGTVLEVTEERGLGMTLDVILYDGTLRVGDDIVVAGNDQIVETKVRSLLKPRPMSDILVEERFERVRSVTAAAGIKVAAPKLADVIAGSPLRVVRGGNRDEVIEQVRHEVQDIQVKLSDTGVIIRADTIGALEALSKELDSHQIQVMRAAVGPVTRHDVIEAGTIRDPLYSAIIAFSTPVLPDAIDALADTSMSHVSIFEGGVIYQLIDDYIEWREEKKQELERQRFEKVIMPARIRILPNCIFRQSNPAVVGVRVLGGKLQSGVDLVLPEGKKVGRIKQIQERNETIQEAEAGKEVAISIDGPTVGRQINVDDELYVDIPERHVKVIEREMLDNLRPDLRETLEEFTAIKRRENPFWGK; this comes from the coding sequence ATGGCTAACCAATCAGCGATCAGAACGCCCATCGTCTGCGTGATGGGGCACGTGGATCACGGCAAAACGTCCCTCCTTGACAGGATCCGGGGCTCATCCGTGGTATCCACCGAAGAAGGTGCAATTACGCAGCATATCGGCGCCACTCTCGTTCCAATCGATGCAATAATACGCATGAGCGGGGCGCTGAGCAGGGTCAACATCAACGTTCCGGGCCTCCTCTTCATAGATACCCCGGGGCATCATGCCTTCACCACGCTGCGTGCGCGCGGTGGAGCGCTCGCCGATATGGCGATCGTGGTCGTGGACATCAACGAGGGGTTCCGCCCTCAGACGATCGAGGCGCTCCAGATCCTTCGCAACTACAGGACGCCTTTTGTGATCGCGGCAAACAAGATCGACCGCATACACGGCTGGCGCGTCCATGAGGGGCAGCCATTTTTAAAGACGTTTGCACAACAGAACGAGCGTGTCCAGGGGGTGCTCGAGACACGGGTCTACGAACTTGTCGGCAAACTCTCCGACCTCGGTTTCAACTCCGAGCGTTTCGACCGGGTCTCGGACTTCGCGCGGAACATCTGCATCGTCCCCACAAGTGCCCTCACTGGCGAGGGTATTCCGGACATCCTGATGATGCTGATAGGGCTTGCCCAGCGCTACATGACCGGGAGCCTCAGGGTCACCGCCGATGGCCCCGGCGCCGGCACGGTGCTTGAGGTGACGGAAGAGCGCGGGCTCGGGATGACACTCGATGTTATCCTCTACGACGGCACGCTCAGGGTCGGAGACGATATCGTCGTCGCAGGAAACGACCAGATCGTCGAGACAAAAGTGCGTTCACTCTTAAAACCCCGGCCGATGAGCGATATACTGGTCGAAGAGCGGTTCGAGCGGGTCAGATCTGTCACCGCAGCGGCGGGTATAAAGGTCGCCGCCCCGAAGCTCGCCGATGTAATAGCGGGTTCCCCACTCCGTGTCGTCCGGGGCGGGAACCGGGACGAGGTGATCGAACAGGTCCGCCACGAGGTCCAGGATATCCAGGTGAAACTCTCGGATACAGGTGTCATCATACGGGCAGACACCATCGGGGCCCTTGAAGCTCTATCAAAAGAACTCGATAGCCACCAGATCCAGGTTATGCGGGCAGCCGTTGGCCCGGTCACCCGCCATGACGTCATTGAGGCCGGGACTATCAGGGATCCCCTCTACAGCGCGATCATAGCCTTCAGCACCCCGGTCCTGCCGGACGCGATCGACGCTCTGGCAGACACGTCGATGTCCCATGTCAGCATATTTGAGGGTGGGGTTATCTACCAGCTGATCGACGACTACATCGAGTGGCGGGAGGAGAAGAAACAGGAACTCGAACGGCAGAGGTTTGAGAAGGTGATCATGCCTGCCAGGATCCGGATCCTTCCAAATTGCATCTTCCGGCAGAGCAACCCGGCGGTGGTGGGTGTCCGTGTCCTCGGCGGGAAACTCCAGAGCGGGGTTGACCTTGTCCTGCCAGAGGGGAAGAAGGTGGGCCGGATCAAACAGATCCAGGAGAGGAACGAGACCATCCAGGAAGCTGAGGCGGGTAAAGAGGTGGCGATCTCGATCGATGGGCCAACAGTCGGCCGCCAGATCAATGTCGATGACGAACTCTACGTTGATATACCTGAACGGCATGTGAAGGTGATCGAGCGCGAGATGCTAGATAACCTGCGCCCTGACCTCCGCGAGACCCTGGAGGAGTTCACCGCTATCAAACGCCGGGAAAACCCTTTCTGGGGGAAGTGA
- a CDS encoding 30S ribosomal protein S6e — MAEFKIVLSDRETGRSYKIDATGPAAGALIGRRIGEEIEGGVLGFAGYRIRITGASDRTGIPARRDLPGPARRRLLLSRGVGFHPVREGERRRKSVRGNEISADIVQVNAVVTQRGSKPLDEYFNRPEAAAE, encoded by the coding sequence ATGGCAGAGTTCAAAATAGTTCTATCCGACCGGGAGACCGGGCGTTCATACAAGATCGATGCGACCGGTCCCGCCGCAGGGGCACTCATAGGCAGGCGCATAGGTGAGGAGATCGAGGGTGGTGTTCTCGGTTTTGCAGGCTACAGGATCCGGATCACCGGCGCCTCCGATCGAACAGGTATTCCCGCGCGCCGCGACCTTCCAGGGCCGGCACGCAGAAGGCTCCTCCTATCCAGGGGTGTCGGGTTCCACCCCGTGAGAGAGGGTGAGCGCCGGAGGAAATCAGTGCGCGGCAACGAGATCAGTGCTGATATCGTCCAGGTCAACGCCGTTGTGACACAGCGCGGTTCAAAGCCCCTGGATGAATACTTCAACCGTCCGGAAGCGGCAGCCGAGTAA
- a CDS encoding glucose-6-phosphate isomerase family protein has product MNGCWDGPIPEPQVRTIEDMRDVLADPDCTSDQPLYFMYRDLARSRSDREWLRQHHIRYDITVIPARVLCGEYVKTKGHYHPRNAAGEYYPEVYEVLKGRGHYLLQTCTADDVVMIEASIGEKVLIPPGYGHVTINPGREELVMANLVSSDFSSDYGPYIEKRGAAYYEMEGGALVKNPRYPDAPPVRCCDPVEVPEIGIRRGCGLYDLVGQPRLVAFLNRPEEFMGVMAGALRRVPQRGRR; this is encoded by the coding sequence ATGAACGGCTGCTGGGACGGACCAATACCGGAGCCGCAGGTAAGGACGATCGAGGATATGCGGGATGTGCTTGCAGATCCCGACTGCACCTCTGATCAACCCCTCTATTTTATGTATCGGGATCTCGCCAGGAGCAGGAGTGACCGGGAGTGGCTCCGGCAGCACCATATCCGCTACGACATCACCGTCATCCCGGCTCGCGTTCTCTGCGGGGAGTATGTCAAGACGAAGGGGCACTACCACCCCCGGAACGCTGCAGGGGAGTATTATCCTGAGGTCTACGAGGTTCTCAAAGGCAGGGGACACTACCTCCTCCAGACATGCACTGCCGATGACGTTGTGATGATCGAGGCCTCCATCGGCGAGAAGGTCCTGATCCCGCCAGGCTACGGCCACGTGACCATAAACCCCGGGAGGGAGGAACTCGTTATGGCAAACCTGGTTTCCTCGGATTTTTCCAGCGATTACGGCCCCTACATTGAAAAGCGTGGTGCAGCCTACTACGAGATGGAAGGGGGGGCGCTGGTGAAGAACCCTCGCTATCCAGACGCTCCGCCGGTGCGCTGCTGCGACCCGGTTGAGGTTCCGGAGATCGGGATCAGGAGAGGATGCGGGCTTTACGATCTCGTCGGGCAGCCCCGTTTGGTTGCGTTCTTAAACCGTCCCGAAGAGTTCATGGGGGTCATGGCTGGTGCTCTCCGGAGAGTCCCGCAGCGGGGGCGTCGCTGA
- a CDS encoding COG1361 S-layer family protein, producing MRLNYIPLLVLLLALLAVAPGSAQGVKYLYGSPDLSASIAGTNEFAPGDETAVTVTISNSGLNTVKIAVPSMPPDDQPNTAKLATVALKSGDAPFTVKTDPQFVGDIRGGSSVIATFNMKVADSAKPGTYTLPLDVTYTYMETMDDYTDLLRYNYIEKTVTLPLEVRVTPDLRVEVLDVRTESLNVGTEGYVYMTIKNVGHDIGENAIVKIARSGTSPLIPTDGSAYIGTFEPGETVDVKFKVSVANTAEEQSYPLDVAVTYENYEGETVTSKAVTVGLPVGGKIDFEVVSPPTTLYLGQKSVLEVVYKNVGAAPVYSAQARISAVDPFTSSDDTAYLGDLAPGETATARFEVNVDTDATEKEYGIDSEIRYRDALDNSKISDTIKVEVVLERRQGAFFTNPIFIIVVLAVIIGAGYYILVYRKKH from the coding sequence ATGCGTTTGAACTACATACCTCTCCTGGTGCTCCTGCTGGCACTCCTGGCCGTTGCGCCCGGCTCGGCGCAGGGCGTCAAGTACCTCTACGGGAGCCCCGATCTCTCTGCATCGATCGCCGGCACAAACGAGTTTGCACCCGGGGACGAGACCGCGGTCACGGTCACCATATCCAACAGCGGCCTGAATACCGTCAAGATCGCCGTCCCGTCGATGCCTCCAGATGACCAGCCGAACACAGCAAAACTGGCCACCGTGGCGCTGAAGAGTGGAGATGCGCCGTTCACCGTCAAGACAGACCCGCAGTTTGTGGGCGACATCAGGGGCGGTTCATCTGTGATCGCCACATTCAACATGAAGGTAGCGGACTCGGCAAAACCCGGCACATACACGCTGCCGCTTGATGTGACCTACACCTACATGGAGACGATGGATGATTACACCGATTTACTCCGCTACAACTACATCGAGAAGACCGTGACCCTGCCACTAGAGGTTCGTGTCACCCCTGACCTCAGGGTCGAGGTTCTTGACGTGCGCACCGAATCGCTGAACGTCGGCACCGAGGGCTACGTCTACATGACCATAAAGAACGTCGGGCACGATATTGGCGAGAATGCCATCGTAAAGATCGCGAGAAGCGGAACAAGCCCCCTCATCCCCACCGACGGCAGCGCCTACATAGGGACGTTTGAACCGGGAGAAACGGTTGACGTGAAGTTCAAGGTCTCGGTTGCCAACACCGCCGAAGAGCAGTCCTACCCACTGGATGTTGCGGTAACCTATGAGAACTACGAAGGTGAGACGGTGACATCAAAGGCGGTGACGGTGGGGCTTCCGGTCGGCGGCAAGATCGACTTTGAGGTGGTCTCACCGCCCACAACCCTCTACCTGGGTCAGAAGAGCGTCCTCGAGGTCGTGTATAAGAACGTCGGGGCGGCGCCGGTCTACAGCGCTCAGGCCCGTATCAGTGCTGTCGACCCATTCACGAGCAGCGATGACACCGCTTACCTCGGCGACCTCGCTCCCGGCGAGACTGCAACGGCACGGTTTGAGGTGAACGTCGATACCGATGCCACCGAGAAGGAGTATGGGATCGATTCTGAGATCCGTTACCGCGATGCACTCGACAACAGCAAGATATCCGACACCATAAAGGTGGAGGTTGTGCTCGAGCGCAGACAGGGTGCTTTCTTCACAAACCCCATCTTCATCATCGTCGTTCTGGCTGTTATCATCGGGGCAGGGTATTATATACTCGTGTACCGTAAGAAACACTGA
- a CDS encoding TrmB family transcriptional regulator yields MTASREVPAPLIESLKSLGLTKYEALVYIGLLRVADATATEVHEISGVPRASVYPVLDHLVQKELVIVSHTMPKRFDAVPPAQGIENLMRKIRSDAESAREALEVFYREKELIDRGARELIWTIYGEENIKTRLADIFRSAEKSVEVLATRHLLRETLLPLLESLPDAVEVEIITARWEGEMPPRFRLRLLPLASSPGKLLPYERSGVFLVDDARALVWVGEVDGQPSALYSESGGLLLFVQRHINTVKEWAMTVVNNQPGNPSSVYRSTP; encoded by the coding sequence ATGACGGCTTCCCGGGAAGTTCCTGCCCCCCTGATCGAGTCGCTGAAATCCCTGGGTCTTACGAAGTACGAAGCCCTGGTTTATATAGGTCTTCTGAGGGTTGCGGACGCGACGGCAACGGAGGTTCACGAGATCTCCGGTGTGCCGCGCGCATCCGTCTACCCGGTTCTCGACCACCTTGTCCAGAAAGAACTGGTCATAGTCTCCCACACGATGCCAAAGCGCTTCGACGCTGTCCCCCCTGCGCAGGGTATCGAGAACCTTATGCGCAAGATCAGGAGCGATGCGGAGAGCGCACGGGAGGCCCTTGAGGTCTTCTACCGGGAAAAAGAACTGATAGACCGGGGTGCCCGGGAGCTGATCTGGACGATCTACGGCGAGGAGAATATCAAGACCCGGCTTGCGGATATCTTCCGCAGCGCGGAAAAAAGCGTGGAGGTGCTTGCGACCCGGCATCTCCTGCGCGAGACTCTCCTCCCCCTGCTTGAATCCCTTCCAGACGCGGTGGAGGTTGAGATCATCACCGCCCGCTGGGAGGGTGAGATGCCGCCGCGGTTCAGGCTCCGTCTCCTGCCTCTGGCAAGTTCTCCGGGGAAACTGCTGCCCTACGAGAGGTCAGGCGTCTTCCTGGTGGATGACGCCCGCGCGCTGGTCTGGGTGGGAGAGGTTGACGGCCAGCCGTCTGCTCTCTACTCGGAGTCGGGGGGGCTTCTCCTCTTTGTGCAGCGGCATATCAACACGGTCAAGGAATGGGCAATGACGGTGGTCAATAATCAGCCAGGTAACCCATCTTCTGTATATCGATCAACCCCTTGA
- a CDS encoding DUF128 domain-containing protein, whose translation MHAPLKFTNHSIEEYAFKVTYRPEENAGKVIYNLSVIESRDLEFTISIMKEAHRQGITISDRLLIAGPGEQVDGYTVAEGRNAICTICSITFDALLIQRGIPLNPIGGGTVEIEGRTPRRFTSMILYRDTTLDPLEVLISQEITSILDVMRHGTGNILANIRECHMEAEHLLETVLDELSGYGFSGILDLGAPNLPLLGVPVSPQYLGVAFVGGTNTMAALREAGKPVVTRALKGLIDIQKMGYLADY comes from the coding sequence ATGCATGCTCCCCTGAAGTTTACCAACCACAGCATCGAGGAATACGCGTTCAAGGTAACCTACCGCCCGGAGGAGAATGCGGGGAAGGTGATCTACAACCTCTCGGTTATCGAGAGCCGAGACCTCGAGTTCACAATCTCCATCATGAAGGAGGCGCACCGGCAGGGCATCACCATCAGCGACAGGCTGCTCATCGCCGGTCCGGGAGAGCAGGTTGACGGCTACACCGTGGCTGAAGGTCGAAACGCCATATGCACGATCTGCAGCATCACCTTTGATGCCCTCCTCATCCAGCGGGGGATTCCGCTCAACCCCATCGGGGGCGGGACAGTCGAGATCGAAGGGAGGACACCCCGCCGGTTCACAAGCATGATCCTCTACCGCGATACCACGCTCGATCCCCTGGAGGTCCTGATATCCCAGGAGATAACGTCGATCCTGGATGTAATGCGGCACGGGACTGGAAACATCCTTGCAAACATCCGGGAATGCCATATGGAGGCCGAGCACCTCCTGGAGACGGTGCTCGACGAACTATCCGGATACGGTTTCTCCGGCATCCTGGATCTCGGCGCTCCAAATCTCCCGCTGCTCGGTGTCCCTGTGAGTCCGCAGTACCTGGGCGTGGCATTCGTCGGGGGCACGAACACCATGGCGGCGCTCAGGGAAGCAGGAAAGCCTGTGGTGACCCGGGCGCTCAAGGGGTTGATCGATATACAGAAGATGGGTTACCTGGCTGATTATTGA
- a CDS encoding NAD(P)/FAD-dependent oxidoreductase, translated as MIIVIGGGPAGRLGAMHLAQAGREVRLVEQRKIGGQCLHDRCMTICALNDVARLIEQTRIQKDLGILDCVPTISYPMIWRRMREVQERLSSVLDAETREAGVEIVYGAESRLEGGRVFIDDEEVRAEAVLAATGSRAAIPDIPGTDLPGVYTYQTLPAMSDLPRRMAVIGGGVVAAEFAYIFNAFGVEVEVIARHGLLKDLDPRMRSAALRDLAGVGIREQTTVASIEGGGRVRSIILANGEEVEAGAVLLATGLVPRSESLQGLLKRPDGAVIVDQRMQTSVENVYAAGDVIGPPYLTPVARREGLVAAENILGHEAVMDYRCIPQAISLRYDLAFASTDGDDGSLTLSAPAPSGSGSFWDVATGWTGLARIQVDPESGRLVGAAAAVPGASSLFSYLAHLMKQGITVADFADIIEVHPSTDGIYWLARYAGDILQQKKR; from the coding sequence ATGATCATCGTCATCGGTGGAGGGCCTGCAGGCAGGCTCGGTGCGATGCACCTTGCGCAGGCTGGCAGGGAGGTCCGGCTTGTCGAGCAGCGCAAGATCGGAGGGCAGTGTCTCCACGACCGGTGCATGACGATCTGCGCGTTAAACGACGTGGCACGACTTATAGAGCAGACCAGGATACAGAAGGATCTCGGGATCCTTGACTGCGTTCCGACCATCTCCTACCCCATGATCTGGAGACGGATGCGCGAGGTTCAGGAGAGACTCTCCTCCGTCCTCGACGCCGAGACGCGGGAGGCGGGGGTCGAGATCGTATATGGGGCTGAAAGTCGGCTTGAGGGGGGCCGGGTCTTCATCGACGATGAAGAGGTCAGGGCGGAGGCCGTCCTGGCGGCGACGGGGTCGCGGGCGGCGATCCCCGACATTCCGGGCACCGATCTCCCGGGGGTATACACCTATCAGACGCTTCCCGCAATGTCAGACCTCCCCCGCCGCATGGCGGTGATAGGCGGCGGAGTGGTCGCAGCTGAGTTTGCCTACATATTCAATGCCTTCGGAGTTGAGGTCGAGGTGATCGCCCGTCATGGACTGCTCAAGGATCTAGATCCCAGGATGCGGTCTGCAGCGCTGCGCGACCTTGCCGGCGTCGGGATTCGGGAGCAGACCACTGTGGCGAGCATCGAGGGGGGCGGACGCGTCCGCTCGATCATACTTGCTAACGGCGAAGAGGTCGAGGCCGGGGCAGTCCTGCTGGCGACGGGTCTTGTACCCCGTTCGGAGTCGCTCCAGGGTCTTTTGAAGCGGCCGGACGGCGCGGTCATCGTGGATCAGAGGATGCAAACGAGCGTTGAGAATGTATATGCCGCAGGTGACGTCATAGGTCCGCCATACCTCACACCCGTCGCCCGCCGGGAGGGGCTGGTTGCGGCCGAGAACATCCTTGGTCACGAGGCTGTAATGGATTACAGATGCATCCCGCAGGCAATATCTCTCCGCTACGACCTCGCTTTCGCCTCGACCGACGGAGATGATGGATCGCTCACCCTATCTGCTCCGGCGCCGTCCGGGTCGGGCTCATTCTGGGATGTGGCAACCGGATGGACAGGACTTGCACGTATCCAGGTTGATCCTGAGAGCGGCAGGCTCGTCGGGGCGGCAGCCGCCGTTCCCGGGGCATCGTCCCTCTTCTCGTATCTAGCCCATCTGATGAAGCAGGGCATCACGGTGGCCGATTTTGCCGATATCATCGAGGTACATCCCTCGACCGACGGGATCTACTGGCTTGCCCGATACGCCGGGGATATACTGCAACAGAAGAAGAGGTGA